A single genomic interval of Spinacia oleracea cultivar Varoflay chromosome 6, BTI_SOV_V1, whole genome shotgun sequence harbors:
- the LOC110804137 gene encoding uncharacterized protein encodes MHSGYAYGCAADQVDEYLKLGAYTSRECLTQFVDGVIAHFSTDYLNKPTPEDVQRLLREGKERGFPGMLGSIDCMHWVWKNCPARWKGMYQGRSKTAIVILEAIASRDLWIWHAFFGTPGSCNDINVLQRSPVFDDIIKNRAPQVQFTVNGNTYKKGYYLADGIYPKWSTFVDVITAPQTDKQRLFTERQESARKDVERAFGVLQARFAIIRKPALAWNVDMLWKIMMACIIMHNMIVEDERDTYLNYKDPREFAQEQPENMAGSSSGNATTFFVTPGHYDPQNFRRLMDTRQEVRDRTTHFSLKNDLVEHLWGRSRRSSVG; translated from the coding sequence ATGCACAGCGGCTATGCCTATGGTTGTGCAGCTGACCAAGTTGACGAGTATCTAAAACTTGGTGCATACACATCTAGAGAATGTCTTACACAATTTGTTGATGGAGTGATTGCTCACTTTTCCACTGACTACCTTAATAAACCAACGCCTGAAGATGTGCAACGTCTTCTTAGAGAAGGGAAGGAAAGAGGTTTTCCTGGCATGTTGGGAAGCATCGATTGCATGCATTGGGTGTGGAAAAATTGTCCAGCTAGATGGAAAGGTATGTACCAAGGTAGATCTAAAACAGCGATTGTGATCTTAGAAGCTATTGCTTCAAGGGATTTATGGATCTGGCATGCTTTCTTCGGGACACCAGGGTCGTGCAACGACATAAACGTACTTCAACGTTCCCCGGTTTTCGATGATATTATAAAAAACCGAGCTCCACAAGTTCAGTTCACCGTGAATGGAAATACTTACAAGAAGGGGTATTATCTCGCTGATGGGATTTATCCAAAATGGTCCACGTTTGTGGATGTCATTACTGCCCCGCAAACCGATAAGCAAAGGTTGTTCACTGAACGCCAAGAGAGTGCTAGAAAAGATGTTGAGCGTGCCTTTGGTGTGCTACAAGCTCGATTTGCAATAATTAGGaaacctgctttggcatggaacGTTGATATGCTATGGAAAATTATGATGGCATGTATCATCATGCACAATATGATTGTTGAAGATGAGCGTGATACTTATTTGAATTATAAAGATCCACGCGAGTTTGCCCAAGAACAGCCTGAAAATATGGCAGGATCATCAAGCGGAAACGCTACAACATTCTTTGTTACACCCGGGCATTATGATCCACAAAATTTTCGTAGATTGATGGATACAAGACAAGAAGTTCGTGATAGAACAACTCATTTCTCACTGAAAAACGACTTGGTTGAACATTTATGGGGAAGATCCAGGAGATCGTCTGTGGGGTAG